The DNA region CGTCTCCCTTGGCTGAACACCCATCTTAAAAAAAGGCCaagaaaaaaaggccaaaaaaaaaaaaaaaaaggcaaaaaaaaggtggaggaaaaaaaaaaaaggtgggtttAGCTTGGTGTGGCCCAAGAGCTGCATTTTGGCTATTTTGGAGGCGGCTCAGTGCCGGCGAGAGGAGCAAGAGCAAGCGCAGGGCTggggcacagctccctgcagggcccgcGTACTCACCTGGCGGTTTCATGTAATATTGCTCAATATCGGACATGTCCGTGTGCAGCGCGCAATCGAGATAGTGGAGGATAACTTTTCTGCTGAAGTAGTACCTCATGCCCATCAGCAAGATGGGcaagcagcaggtcagcaggaagGACTTGGTCACAACAAAGCACATTACTATGGAgataaggaagagaaataaacGACACCTGTCAGAAAAGAGAATTTAGTGTTGATTTCGGAATgcaaactcattaaaaaaaattaaaaagaaaaaaagaaaaaaagaaaaagcacacgcAAAATGCACATTTGCAGTATGTAGGCCTGAGCGATGCGACTCGTGTTTTCAAGGTTGAGCATTTTACGTGACAGCCTGTCACGCCGCGCTAATCCCCGGGATGCTCGGGGAGCCCCGGGCAGCGGAGGCTCCGCCGCGGGGCCCGCGCTCGCCCTGGGGTGTCCCACCGCAGCCGGTGGCCCCGCGGGGGCACGGCACCCCCAGGACacagcgccccgccgccgggcgcttTGCACTGCGGCACGGCTCTCGGCCTCAGCGGGAGGCGGCTGGGGAGGGCACCCCTCCTGCCTCCGCGCCCCCAAATCCAGGGCGCCCCGTCCCCCCGAAGCCCCCCAccgccttggggggggggctttcTGCTGGAGGCTGGGCACGCTGCGGCAGGGGGGCAGCCGGGCCCCTGAAGCCGGGCCCCCCCTGCTGCACAGGCCCCTTCCCGGGCCTGccctgctgccagcagggacCGAGAGCCGGGGAGCGCGCAGCCTGCTCTCTGGCGGGGGGCACGTTTGCCATGGGGGGGGGAACGTGTTACCTGCAAGGGGGCTACCCAGCATTTGGAATGGGTGGGGACACCATTTGCACTGGGGCGCCAAGGCATATTGTTTGCAATGGGGGGGCCACACCACTTGCAAGGGGGAGACCATCTGCaatgggggggggagaaagacaCATtatttgcggggggggggggcgctgccaCCAAGGCACATTGCTCGCAATATTGGGGGGGGCAGCCAAGGCACGTTGCTCGCAATATTGAGGGGGGGGGAGCCGCCAAGGCACATTGCTCgcaatattgggggggggggggagccgccaAGGCACATTGCTCgcaatattgggggggggggggagccgccaAGGCACATTGCTCGcaatatcggggggggggggcagccaagACACACTACTTGCAAtatcggggaggggggggccacCTCGCGGAGGTTACttcgggcagccccgggggcccggcccggccgcaccCCTCCccgcggcgtggggggggggggcgtgggaGGGGGCGCGCTCCGAACGCGGCCCGTCCGTCTCCAGGCAACGCCGGaacgcgccggccccgcgcccccccccccccgctgcgcgcgcgcgcgcccggggcagcgcgggggcggtgCAGAGCGCGGTGCGGGCCGCGCACCGCTCCCACccacctccccccgccgccccggcctggAATAACTGGAAAAACGACTCTGCCCGACccccatccccaccaccaccaccaccgccgccgcgcgCACCCGCGCAACCTACGCGGGGAGCCCCCTTCCCGCCCTAAAACGCGCGCAGGGCgcgcagctccccccccccccccgctgcagccgccgcagcgctgcggctccgcggccgcccgcgccgggcgATGCTGCGGCGGCTCCTGCAGCGCGGGGCTGGCTCGCCGCCCTCCCTCCGCTTTGCTACCTCCGGGGGAAACCGcgacccctcccccccaaacagcCCGTACTCACCCGCCAGGAGCCCATAGAGCAGCTGAGTGAGGGGCTGCTGCTTTAACCCTCGAAACGCCGTGTTAGGGATCCTTTCCATGATACCCTCGTAGAATATGCGGCGCACCACCTCTTGCTCGGAAGGGTGAAATTCGCGTATATAAACGCTGTCTTTCTTGAGATCCTCTTTCACAGCGCTCAGAGGAGCcggggaggaggaaggtgagcccGATAAAGAGGGCcacatctgggaggaagaaacaaTGATCGTATCTTTTTTGGATCCTGGCATCGATTCATGGTCCTCCGCCACAATCTTAGTCTCACAAACCATCTTGGGAGACAAACAATGCATGCAAACCGGCCGCAggcggggggcaggaggagagaaaggggcgaggaagaaaaaaaaaggggggggaggaaagaaaaaagggggggagcgGGGCTTGCAGCAGGGCCGGAGACCCGCCAGGCAGCGACGGCGGGGGCGGCTCAGGGGCGCggagcggaggggccggcggggaagggagaaaggagctgcGCTGCATTTTGGAGAGGCATTTATAGTGCGGCGGGGCCGGTGCGCCGGGCGCGGGTCCCCGGGGCCCTAGCGCCGCCCGCATTGGTGCGCGGGGTCACATGTgaccgcgcgccgccgccccccgcgctgctgcggggggcgctgcgcgggcgcggggggcgccgcggccgcctgccCGCCGCCAGGCAGCGGGGCTCTCCGCCTATCATTTGTGTTATTAATCGTTATCTTTTTTAACGCAAGCACCGTGCGCCTGGCAGCTTTCTGGAACAATCGCCgcggccccctgcgcggggcggcgcggagccgagcggagccgtcccgtcccgccgggctgcggcgcgggcTCCTCCGTAGTGAGTCATGCAGCGCTGCGCAGCGGCCCTGCCACCGGCGCGGAGGGGCAGCGCCgtgtgtcccgtcccccccccccccccccccgcgccgtgcaACCCTCCTGCAAGGGAATTTGCTGCCGcagggccgcgcagccccgcggagaGGCTgcccgcggcgcagcgcggccccgctgccctccgCGCCCGCCAACTTTCCCTGCCACGGCGGGGGACCGGCCCCCCCTCTTCGCAGGACCCGAAAAGCTTCGGCCTCTCCCGCTTACGGCCGGCCGGCCCCTGCCCGAAGCATGCGCCGTGCACGGCCGGTGCGGGGACGGGGGGTGCTGCGCTGGGGtccgcgccccccccgcgccccctgcGTGCGGCCGGGTGGCGAGGGGGAGCTGCTCTGGTCTGCCTTCCTGCGGGGCGCGCCCCTGCATCCCTCTgtgggctgcagccccctcccaggTGCATCCCCCCGCAAAGTGCATATGCGCATCCCCCTGCGAGGTGCATCCCCCCGCGAGGTGAACCCGTGCACCCCCCTGCGACGTGCATTTGTGCATCCCCCAGCGAAGTTCACCCGTGCCTCCCCCTGCAAGGTGCTCCTGCGCCTCCTCCTGCAAGCTTCATCTGTGCCTCCTCCTGCGAGGTGCACCTGTGCACCCCACTGCAAGGTGGCGCCCACGCACCCCCCCCACCCATGCATCCCCCCTGCGAGATGCATCCGTGCCCCCCCCCGCGAGTTGCGCCCCCCTTCAGGGTGGCACCCATGCACCCCCCTGCGAGGTGCGTCCCCGCATCCCGCTGCAAGGTGCACCTGTCCCTCAGTGATGGCAGCTGACGTTGCTCCCATCCTGCAGGATTTGCAGGTGTGGGggaccagctctcccagcctgctGTGCTCGTGGGGTACATTTTGGTCCTCGGGAGGATGCACGCTGATTGGATCTTTGCTtcgagctaaaaaaaaaaaaaaaaaaaagtgatttcattgtttcacttttctttaaaaaaaaaatgttcaggagTAAGTGAGATCACAGAGGGGAGCGAGGGAAAGATTAGGTAAGGGCTTGGAAACCTTCCCACGCGGAGGAGCCATGCCAGCACCCACCAGGCCTGCACGGCGTCGGGCGTCCTGTTGGAGGAGCAACGCCTGCGCTGGCTGCGCCACCTCCCCCCAGTGCCCCGCCAGCCTCCGCGGCAGCGCAGGCAGGGCCCCGCTTCGGCAGCCCCAGGTCCCCTCATCCCCGAGTTCCCGTTTCTCCTGAACATCCGCCCTGCCTGCAACTGCAGCCGGAGCCGCCCCCGAAGCGCTCGAAGTCCAGGATGTCCCAACGGGGGATGTTCAAAAGTGGTACCACCTAGGGCTGGTGGTGCTAGGGGGATCGATCTGCCAAAGGAGCAACTTCTCCTGGCTCCAGAGCGGAGATTCCCGAAGGCCGGAGTCGCCccgaggggggagcgcggggcgcAGCCCAGCCGCCGGAGCCACTCGCCGCAGCGGGAGCCCGTTCGCCGCCTTCGTGCGGATGGCACGCAGCTCTGCGTCTCCTTGCGGCCCCAGGTTCTCCCGCGGCAAGGCAGCGAGGCTGCGGAcgggaaaaaagaaatccagagcTGGGTTTGCCTTTGGGTTATAAAAGCTCCGGGCCAAAGGTtgctgttttaaagaaataattaaaaataatgtttcgTTCCCACACGCCTGGGTTAAGCAGGCATTTATTTTTGCTTGCTACTTTCTAGTCAGATGTGTTACTTCCTTATGAAATAACCACATTAATAAAAACAGcccattcctttaaaaaactaCCGCTCGGGTTATGTAAGAGCCGGCAGGAGCTCCCAGTTCCAGTCGCAGCCTATGGGCCCAAATGTTCACAGCCGAGTTATTTATAGGCAGGCACTTAACACTTGTACACTAGCCGCGGTGCCACGTTTGAGCCCCCGTAAGCGGTATTACTGCCCAGAGGGACGAAGTGATTTCTGCCCCATCGCGTGGTAACTCGAGGAAGACGTAGGCGCTGAACCAGATCTCCTGCGTCCTCGGTCACGGTCTTAATGATAAACTTTGTCCTTCTTCTTGTAAAAGCGGGTCTGTGGATTCCTCTAGAAACGGGGAGGAAGCGGAGGCTCCGTCAGTGCTGCCGAGCAGCGCCGAGGAGGGGAGGGACGGCGCGAGAGCAGGCGGCCCTGATGGACCGAGGCAAATGCCCGGGGCAAGGAAGGGTCTCGCTGAGATCAATTGCAAAGGCCGGTCAGGTTCACAGACAGCCGATTTGGGCCCCTGGAATAAAAAGGATATTGTTAACAGCAGTTTTTTGGCAAGCCAACTGCTCTGCCAGGAGCTTTAAGTCTTTAAGAGCACAGTTGTCATCCCGAGTCACTAAGCATTTTTCTCTTGGTTTACTTCTGCTCCTCCAGGACCGGAGGGGGAATCTCCCAGATGCCATGACCTACCGCTGAACCTCGTGGATACAACTAAATTTAATTAAGATGGACATTTTAGAAGTTTTGAATTTCATGCAAATGTTCGCAGCAGCCCTCACTGTTCAGGGTGACGAGGGAGCTGGCATAGATGTGCATGTGGCCAGGAAAAAACCCTGGAATAACCAGGGTCGACTCTGTGAGTCTGAGGTCCAAGGAACTTCAAATATTTCAATCAGAAAAGTATTACTTGCTTTGTCTTTGGCAGGTCTGCTCTAGACTGGCTTTGCTTTTGATTAACATGACCAAGCAATAAGCCCTCGGAAGCGCCATTATTCGTCCTTCCCAAAACTTCAGAAACGATCTTTGGCACTAGGGAATTACTCCCATTTACTTGTCTTAAGAAGAACCCATTCGATGTAGAGCAGAGttattccttcccctcccctccctacTCTCGCTCTGAAATTTTGCATTTTATCCAAACATGGGATTCAAACgagtgaaaacaaaatattttcttccaacCAGATTTTGCTGTAACTCTTGAAGCAACGAAACTAAAGCATGATGTTCATCCAAACAAAGCATTTTATGCAAACAATTGGATTGAACAATTACTCTTGAAGAACATTTATACTAAAGGAGGGGTGAACACCAGGGTAGGTATAAGCGTCTCTTGACCATTGCTCAGTCGTCCGTTGGGCATGAGGACAGAGGTCCTGCCGGCCCAGGCACGCAAGCGCCTGGTACACTGACGCTGTCTTTCCTCCGCAAAAGCTGCAAGGAGCCACAATCCGTTGCTCATCAGGGGCTACATCAATCAACTTCAGCAATTAACTAGTTGACGGCAAAAATTGCCCCAGGTTATATTAATGCAGTGGTTCCAGAATGTCTCTTTTCAGCCTGATGAGG from Apteryx mantelli isolate bAptMan1 chromosome 5, bAptMan1.hap1, whole genome shotgun sequence includes:
- the NAT8L gene encoding N-acetylaspartate synthetase isoform X2 — encoded protein: MGATSAAITEGQMWPSLSGSPSSSPAPLSAVKEDLKKDSVYIREFHPSEQEVVRRIFYEGIMERIPNTAFRGLKQQPLTQLLYGLLAVMCFVVTKSFLLTCCLPILLMGMRYYFSRKVILHYLDCALHTDMSDIEQYYMKPPGSCFWVAVLDGNVVGIVAARGNEEDNTVELRRMSVDSNYRGKGIAKALGRKVLEFAVLNNYSSVVLGTTAVKMAAHKLYESLGFKHVGVVEHYALPGMTHSLLERMFFQLRYHRYRLQLREE
- the NAT8L gene encoding N-acetylaspartate synthetase isoform X3, whose protein sequence is MWPSLSGSPSSSPAPLSAVKEDLKKDSVYIREFHPSEQEVVRRIFYEGIMERIPNTAFRGLKQQPLTQLLYGLLAVMCFVVTKSFLLTCCLPILLMGMRYYFSRKVILHYLDCALHTDMSDIEQYYMKPPGSCFWVAVLDGNVVGIVAARGNEEDNTVELRRMSVDSNYRGKGIAKALGRKVLEFAVLNNYSSVVLGTTAVKMAAHKLYESLGFKHVGVVEHYALPGMTHSLLERMFFQLRYHRYRLQLREE
- the NAT8L gene encoding N-acetylaspartate synthetase isoform X1, whose amino-acid sequence is MHCLSPKMVCETKIVAEDHESMPGSKKDTIIVSSSQMWPSLSGSPSSSPAPLSAVKEDLKKDSVYIREFHPSEQEVVRRIFYEGIMERIPNTAFRGLKQQPLTQLLYGLLAVMCFVVTKSFLLTCCLPILLMGMRYYFSRKVILHYLDCALHTDMSDIEQYYMKPPGSCFWVAVLDGNVVGIVAARGNEEDNTVELRRMSVDSNYRGKGIAKALGRKVLEFAVLNNYSSVVLGTTAVKMAAHKLYESLGFKHVGVVEHYALPGMTHSLLERMFFQLRYHRYRLQLREE